From one Paenibacillus sp. FSL K6-1330 genomic stretch:
- a CDS encoding ABC transporter ATP-binding protein, whose translation MTPQVSLPVQDGAYPSTASVSSAPALEVRSLRKTFRDRRSEVHVLDGLSLQVQPGEFVSLIGPSGSGKSTLFHIIGGLTAPDTGSVLMDGQDVTGEKGRIAYMPQQPALFPWRTVEDNVLLPEELRGTTKAAAREHARSWMERAGLTGFEKAYPHTLSGGMQQRAAFLRALMSPQEVMCLDEPFSALDALTRSDMQRWLLDIWEDTRRSVLMITHHIEEALLLSDSIYILSARPGTILKRVEVPFSRPRRENILMDPSFIALKTEISAIMREEQHKR comes from the coding sequence ATGACACCTCAAGTATCCCTGCCTGTGCAGGACGGGGCTTACCCGTCCACTGCGTCGGTCTCATCAGCACCTGCCCTCGAGGTTCGCAGCCTTCGGAAAACCTTCCGCGACCGGCGCAGCGAAGTGCATGTACTGGATGGCCTTTCGCTTCAGGTACAACCCGGGGAATTCGTCTCCTTGATCGGTCCTTCAGGCAGCGGAAAGAGCACACTCTTCCATATCATCGGGGGATTAACCGCTCCGGATACGGGTTCGGTCCTCATGGATGGTCAGGACGTGACCGGGGAAAAAGGCCGCATCGCCTATATGCCTCAACAGCCAGCCCTGTTCCCTTGGCGTACGGTGGAGGACAATGTGCTCCTTCCCGAGGAGCTGAGAGGCACCACGAAAGCCGCTGCCAGGGAACATGCCCGCAGCTGGATGGAACGGGCCGGCCTCACCGGCTTCGAGAAGGCGTATCCGCACACCCTTTCAGGCGGAATGCAGCAGCGGGCGGCTTTTCTGCGCGCACTAATGAGTCCCCAGGAAGTCATGTGCCTGGATGAACCGTTCAGCGCATTGGATGCGCTGACGCGCAGCGATATGCAGCGCTGGCTGCTCGATATCTGGGAGGATACGCGCCGTTCGGTGCTGATGATTACCCATCATATCGAGGAGGCACTGCTCCTTTCGGACAGCATCTATATCCTGTCAGCCCGGCCCGGAACCATCTTGAAACGGGTAGAAGTCCCTTTCTCCCGCCCGCGCCGGGAAAACATCCTGATGGATCCGTCCTTCATCGCATTAAAAACCGAAATTTCCGCCATCATGCGGGAAGAACAGCATAAGCGCTGA
- the nfsA gene encoding oxygen-insensitive NADPH nitroreductase, translated as MNDTLSLLMNHRSIRKYSDQPVSEEQLRAVVAAGQMASTSSNVQAYSVIAVTDPEKKQRLAALAGNQAYIVECPVFLVWCADLYRLKKSTESHVVDQETYEDSTENFIVATVDAALAAQNAAIAAESLGLGIVYIGGVRNSIAEFSEALELPELVYPVFGMCLGYPDQEPGLRPRLPVEAVLHRDSYHRAATEEVKNYDRTSSEYLSKRTHGKNNTPWSALMAKRLAEPVRLHMKDFLKGKGFMGR; from the coding sequence ATGAATGATACCCTATCACTTCTGATGAACCATCGATCGATTCGTAAATATTCGGATCAGCCCGTGTCCGAGGAGCAGCTTAGGGCAGTTGTGGCAGCAGGTCAGATGGCATCAACCTCAAGCAACGTCCAGGCATACAGCGTGATTGCCGTTACCGATCCAGAGAAGAAGCAGCGGTTGGCCGCTTTAGCGGGAAATCAGGCGTATATTGTGGAATGCCCGGTATTTCTTGTGTGGTGCGCGGATCTGTATCGTTTGAAAAAAAGCACAGAGTCGCACGTGGTTGATCAAGAGACGTATGAAGATTCGACCGAGAATTTCATCGTGGCCACGGTGGATGCCGCTTTGGCTGCGCAGAATGCCGCGATCGCCGCGGAATCGCTCGGTCTTGGCATCGTGTATATAGGCGGGGTCCGCAACTCCATTGCCGAGTTCTCCGAGGCTTTGGAACTGCCGGAACTGGTCTATCCGGTATTTGGCATGTGCCTGGGCTACCCGGATCAGGAGCCGGGGCTTCGCCCTCGGCTTCCGGTGGAGGCTGTTTTGCACCGCGACAGCTATCATCGCGCGGCTACAGAGGAAGTGAAGAATTACGATCGAACCTCTTCCGAATATTTGTCTAAGCGTACCCATGGCAAAAATAACACGCCGTGGTCGGCGCTTATGGCTAAACGCCTGGCAGAGCCGGTAAGGCTGCACATGAAGGACTTCCTGAAAGGGAAGGGTTTCATGGGGCGTTAG
- a CDS encoding ABC transporter permease, which yields MRSWWSSVWPPVVAVLFFLVVWQAAVSVFDIEPFILPAPTAIGHEAVTGASGLFQHTAATLQLTLIGFIIGTAIGLIISLALHMVPFLKTALYPLLILSQNVPTIALAPLLMIWFGFGMLPKVIVITLVCFFPVAVAALDGLARTDRTMMNYMQMAGATSWQIFTKLELPHALPSIFSGIRIAATYSVMGAVIGEWIGSDRGIGYYMMLQKSGYRTDRVFVAILVIVLLSLLMVLLITLLEKRLIRWNRKG from the coding sequence ATGAGAAGCTGGTGGAGTTCTGTTTGGCCGCCCGTTGTGGCGGTTCTCTTCTTTTTGGTGGTATGGCAGGCGGCAGTATCCGTGTTCGACATTGAACCCTTTATTTTGCCTGCACCGACGGCCATCGGGCATGAGGCCGTTACTGGAGCTTCCGGTCTCTTCCAGCATACAGCGGCCACCCTGCAATTAACCCTGATCGGCTTTATAATCGGTACGGCAATCGGTCTAATCATCTCGCTGGCACTGCACATGGTGCCTTTTCTCAAAACCGCCCTTTATCCGCTTCTTATTCTTAGCCAAAATGTGCCGACAATCGCCCTAGCCCCGCTTCTCATGATTTGGTTCGGCTTCGGCATGCTGCCCAAGGTTATCGTGATTACGCTGGTCTGCTTCTTCCCTGTCGCTGTTGCGGCCCTGGATGGACTCGCACGTACCGACCGCACCATGATGAATTATATGCAGATGGCGGGGGCTACCTCGTGGCAAATTTTCACCAAGCTGGAGCTGCCGCATGCCCTTCCCTCCATCTTCTCCGGGATTCGAATTGCGGCCACCTATTCGGTGATGGGGGCGGTTATCGGGGAATGGATCGGCTCGGACCGGGGAATCGGCTACTACATGATGCTGCAAAAATCCGGCTACCGCACGGATCGGGTATTTGTTGCCATCCTGGTCATCGTCTTGCTCAGCCTGCTGATGGTGCTGCTGATCACCCTGCTGGAGAAGCGGCTCATCCGCTGGAATCGAAAAGGTTGA
- a CDS encoding helix-turn-helix domain-containing protein, protein MRQQNPESVFKGIMYWRSIALAVLLTCLPISAITAVYLYVGNQHMINQYQQRNEEALVDAARQVDEQFTQLVHYALNMVVKPHFKPSLSDMDFVSNIEETNELFSTLNLVGNADPLVDQVYLYIKKQNKIMEPDLGLRTLDQEQDAISFNKLMEGDSDMFWVHDLERPFNKDKSSHALVMRLPFNGHTPYGAIVIYIDPSKLHVIRNSENLSFLLDDHGHVIGESGMSRSMPKAMNAIQEQLKLPENARSANHLRLKVPVDQDVLLVNTVQFEKMQQNWTYVSGTPQSKIIAPTKPYTHIILICFAFALAASLAVSWFASKSMYRPISKMLNMIGGDQAKPSLRYNELDFIEHEWKQYRFSHDTLQSQWKRSLPAIREAYINQFLSGQAAHLTEPEYVLKLQEMDLDITHKQFSAIVLQQHTHGEDRTPLTENDQHLLTYAALNVIQELAEDISAYMHPINFFDGSFGVILIVPASHQADEQSLLMKELCDQIMRALRDTLRMSATIVLGGPSSTWTDVPHILEQAKRALHYRSFDAGSQLLEAETVLSQKNDWIDFPLELEQDFIHTLNLGLQGDALRSLSRFVTALQAGGGSEWHVHHGLMRLITSVHRSMLQAGLNPYQVYNFSNLQEQLSLLRDPKACVTWFQKEIIEPYLDQLTKNFNSSMKSLVENVLEQIEQNGMQDLSLDTMAMEAGVSVSQLSKAFKQMTGTNYIDYLTTVRMNRCKELLLTTDLRIHEIAEAAGYQPPYFNRMFKKLEGITPGQYRQQGIGK, encoded by the coding sequence ATGAGGCAACAGAATCCTGAATCCGTTTTCAAAGGTATTATGTATTGGAGAAGCATCGCGCTGGCCGTGTTGTTAACATGCCTCCCCATCTCGGCCATTACGGCCGTTTACCTTTATGTGGGCAACCAGCATATGATTAACCAATATCAGCAGCGGAACGAAGAAGCCCTGGTTGACGCTGCGAGACAAGTAGACGAGCAATTTACCCAGTTGGTCCACTACGCCCTCAATATGGTGGTGAAACCCCATTTCAAGCCTTCGTTGTCGGATATGGACTTTGTATCGAATATCGAGGAGACAAACGAGCTGTTCAGTACGCTCAACCTAGTGGGGAATGCCGATCCCTTGGTAGATCAGGTCTATCTGTATATCAAAAAGCAAAACAAAATCATGGAGCCTGATCTCGGCCTGCGGACGCTGGATCAGGAACAGGATGCGATAAGCTTCAACAAGCTCATGGAAGGAGATTCGGACATGTTCTGGGTCCATGACCTGGAGCGGCCTTTTAACAAGGATAAATCTTCCCACGCGCTCGTCATGCGACTTCCCTTCAACGGTCATACGCCCTATGGCGCGATCGTCATCTATATTGATCCGTCGAAGCTGCACGTCATTCGCAATAGCGAGAATCTCTCGTTCCTGCTGGACGACCATGGTCACGTCATCGGGGAGTCGGGAATGAGCCGCAGCATGCCGAAAGCGATGAACGCGATTCAGGAACAGCTAAAGCTTCCGGAGAATGCCCGAAGTGCGAATCATTTGCGGTTGAAGGTTCCGGTGGACCAGGATGTGTTGCTGGTGAACACCGTTCAATTTGAAAAAATGCAACAAAATTGGACCTATGTTTCAGGCACGCCGCAATCCAAGATCATTGCTCCAACGAAGCCGTACACCCATATCATTCTGATTTGCTTTGCTTTTGCGCTTGCGGCATCGCTGGCTGTGAGCTGGTTTGCCTCTAAGAGCATGTATCGTCCTATAAGCAAGATGCTGAATATGATTGGCGGTGATCAGGCCAAACCGAGCTTGCGATACAATGAGCTTGATTTTATTGAACACGAGTGGAAGCAGTACCGATTCTCGCACGATACGCTGCAAAGCCAATGGAAGCGGTCCTTGCCCGCGATCAGGGAGGCTTATATCAATCAATTTTTGAGTGGACAAGCCGCCCACCTGACGGAGCCCGAATACGTGCTCAAGCTGCAAGAGATGGATCTTGACATTACCCATAAACAGTTCTCGGCCATCGTGCTTCAGCAGCATACCCACGGGGAGGATCGGACGCCTCTGACGGAAAACGATCAGCATCTTCTCACCTATGCCGCCCTGAACGTGATCCAGGAGCTGGCAGAGGACATAAGCGCGTATATGCATCCCATCAATTTCTTCGACGGCTCATTCGGCGTCATCTTGATCGTTCCGGCTTCCCATCAAGCCGATGAACAGTCGCTTTTGATGAAGGAGCTGTGCGATCAGATCATGCGGGCTTTGCGCGATACGCTCCGCATGTCGGCAACCATCGTATTGGGAGGACCAAGCTCAACCTGGACGGATGTTCCCCATATTCTCGAACAGGCCAAGCGGGCGCTGCATTACCGATCATTTGATGCAGGCAGTCAGCTGCTGGAGGCAGAAACCGTGCTTTCCCAGAAAAACGACTGGATCGACTTTCCGCTGGAATTGGAGCAGGATTTCATTCACACCTTGAATCTTGGGCTTCAGGGAGATGCGCTGCGTTCCCTAAGCCGCTTCGTAACGGCGCTTCAGGCCGGGGGAGGTTCGGAGTGGCATGTCCACCATGGCCTCATGCGGTTAATCACAAGCGTTCACCGGTCTATGCTGCAGGCTGGCTTAAATCCATATCAGGTGTACAATTTCTCCAATCTGCAGGAGCAGCTTTCCCTGCTTCGGGATCCGAAGGCCTGCGTGACCTGGTTCCAGAAAGAAATCATCGAACCCTACCTCGATCAGTTAACAAAAAATTTCAACAGCTCCATGAAATCGCTGGTCGAAAACGTACTGGAGCAAATCGAGCAAAACGGGATGCAAGACCTGTCCCTGGATACCATGGCCATGGAAGCCGGTGTCAGCGTATCCCAGCTGAGCAAAGCGTTTAAGCAGATGACGGGCACGAATTATATAGACTATCTGACAACCGTGCGCATGAACCGCTGTAAAGAATTGCTGCTGACCACGGATCTTCGCATTCACGAGATTGCGGAAGCTGCAGGATATCAGCCTCCCTACTTCAATCGAATGTTCAAGAAGCTTGAAGGGATCACGCCCGGACAATACCGTCAGCAGGGCATTGGCAAATAG
- a CDS encoding ABC transporter permease subunit: protein MKAQETVQSAKGSGIPPIPMRSKTKWGRIWSDVSRDKYLYVLALPGLIFFIIFKYIPITNLVIAFQEYSPYFGVLGSPWVGFEHFTRFFSNHDFWMLLRNTLAISFLSLIFFFPAPIILSLMLNEVRNSFYKRTIQSLVYIPHFLSWVLIYGLTYLMFSQSEGLFNKWLIYMDWETIDILSNPNYFWGMLTGQSIWKEVGWGTIIFLAAIAGVDPQLYEAAVMDGAGRMRRMWHITLPAMRNVILILLILRLGTILDTGFEQIYLMMNAPVTNVAEVFDTYVYRVGIRQGEFSYSTAIGLFKSIVGVILVVTANRLARRYGQESLY, encoded by the coding sequence ATGAAAGCACAAGAAACCGTTCAGTCGGCAAAAGGAAGCGGGATCCCCCCCATTCCCATGAGATCCAAAACGAAGTGGGGGCGGATATGGTCGGATGTTTCGCGCGACAAATATTTGTACGTGCTGGCCTTGCCGGGTCTGATCTTTTTTATCATTTTCAAATATATTCCGATTACGAATCTCGTAATTGCCTTCCAGGAGTATTCTCCATACTTTGGGGTGCTCGGAAGCCCCTGGGTAGGGTTTGAGCATTTCACCCGGTTTTTCTCCAACCATGATTTCTGGATGCTGCTGCGTAATACGCTGGCGATCAGTTTTCTGAGCTTGATTTTCTTTTTTCCGGCACCGATCATTTTATCTTTGATGCTGAATGAAGTGCGGAACTCCTTCTATAAGCGGACCATTCAATCCCTGGTGTATATCCCCCATTTTTTATCCTGGGTATTGATCTACGGTCTAACCTACCTCATGTTCTCGCAATCGGAGGGCTTGTTTAATAAGTGGCTCATCTACATGGATTGGGAGACAATCGATATTCTCTCCAACCCGAACTATTTCTGGGGTATGCTGACGGGACAATCCATCTGGAAGGAAGTCGGGTGGGGGACGATCATCTTTCTCGCGGCTATCGCTGGAGTAGACCCGCAATTATATGAAGCAGCCGTCATGGATGGCGCGGGCCGTATGAGACGGATGTGGCATATTACCCTGCCGGCGATGCGCAACGTGATCCTGATTCTGTTGATTCTCCGTCTGGGAACGATTCTGGATACGGGATTCGAACAGATTTATCTGATGATGAATGCACCTGTCACCAATGTAGCCGAAGTGTTCGATACCTATGTATACCGGGTGGGGATTCGGCAGGGTGAGTTCAGCTACAGTACGGCCATCGGATTGTTCAAATCGATTGTCGGCGTCATCCTGGTGGTCACGGCCAACCGGTTGGCGAGACGGTACGGTCAAGAAAGCTTGTACTAA
- a CDS encoding TatD family hydrolase, with product MKSFTQSEANLPLLDTHIHLDSYSLSDQQAILADIRHHEVQSVISVSMHLASCKRNLELARQYGPMVRPAFGYHPEQHLPSTNETEELLDWMAEHADEMVAVGEVGLPYYARLEAESKGRPWDNRPYAYLLEQFIAFAKKHHKPVILHAVYEDADIACDLLEKYGVTRAHFHWFKGSRDTLQRMAGNGYYISFTPDILYEEEIRDMACRYPDHLVMTETDGPWPFEGPFTGQMTHPRMTAAVAAAWAELQGLSISEARRIFYENAARLYDL from the coding sequence ATGAAATCATTCACGCAAAGTGAAGCCAATTTACCACTGTTGGACACTCATATTCATCTGGACAGCTATTCGTTATCCGATCAACAAGCGATTCTCGCGGATATCCGTCATCATGAGGTTCAATCCGTTATCTCCGTCTCCATGCATCTGGCTTCCTGCAAGCGAAACCTGGAGCTGGCCAGGCAGTACGGACCGATGGTGCGGCCGGCTTTCGGTTATCATCCGGAGCAGCACCTCCCTTCCACGAACGAAACCGAAGAGCTGCTGGATTGGATGGCAGAGCATGCCGATGAGATGGTCGCCGTAGGAGAGGTGGGTCTCCCCTATTACGCCAGGCTGGAGGCTGAATCGAAGGGCCGACCTTGGGATAACCGCCCTTACGCCTATCTATTGGAGCAATTTATAGCATTTGCTAAAAAGCATCATAAACCGGTGATTCTGCACGCTGTATATGAAGATGCGGATATCGCATGTGATTTGCTCGAAAAATACGGCGTCACTCGTGCCCATTTCCATTGGTTCAAGGGCTCCCGTGACACCTTGCAGCGGATGGCCGGTAACGGATACTATATTTCCTTCACGCCTGACATCCTCTATGAGGAAGAAATTCGGGATATGGCATGTAGGTATCCGGATCATCTCGTCATGACCGAAACCGATGGTCCTTGGCCGTTCGAAGGTCCGTTCACCGGACAGATGACCCATCCTCGGATGACGGCTGCTGTGGCTGCGGCATGGGCGGAGCTTCAGGGGCTGTCCATATCCGAGGCTCGCAGGATTTTTTATGAGAACGCCGCGAGACTTTACGATCTATAA
- a CDS encoding carbohydrate ABC transporter permease, which yields MHEKGWKTRLFGFVNNGLLLIIGLATIFPIYYTVILSFTDPVEYYQRSLILWPRVWTLDAYKHLLSNGLFVTSISVSVFLATVGTLLSLLVTGGLAYAVSRKRLRFRKAIMIMILITFLFTPGLVPLYLVVRNVGLIDSVWSLILPSLTSAWYVLLMKGFFDSIPESLEEAAMIDGSNDIGVFWRIILPLSLPALVAFGLFFAVGYWNTYFNALMFINDQKMWPLQVLLQNMLVDPTTMGSGSGGGFAFQVNRPVPTETLKMAAVVIATVPIMLVYPFLQKHFAKGAMVGSVKE from the coding sequence ATGCATGAGAAAGGATGGAAAACCAGGCTGTTCGGTTTTGTGAATAACGGATTGCTGCTGATCATCGGTTTGGCAACGATATTTCCGATTTACTATACCGTTATTTTGTCGTTTACCGATCCGGTGGAATATTATCAACGAAGCTTGATATTATGGCCGCGGGTTTGGACGCTGGATGCTTACAAGCATTTACTGTCCAACGGATTGTTTGTCACCTCGATTTCCGTGAGCGTGTTCCTGGCTACGGTTGGCACGCTGCTCAGCCTGCTTGTTACCGGGGGCTTGGCTTATGCGGTGTCCCGTAAACGCCTTCGATTTCGCAAGGCCATCATGATTATGATCCTAATCACCTTTCTCTTTACGCCGGGATTGGTGCCGCTGTATTTGGTCGTCCGCAATGTGGGACTCATTGACAGCGTCTGGTCGCTGATCCTGCCGAGCTTGACCAGCGCATGGTATGTGCTGCTCATGAAGGGATTCTTCGACAGCATTCCGGAAAGTCTGGAGGAAGCCGCGATGATCGACGGCTCGAATGATATCGGCGTATTCTGGCGAATCATTCTGCCGTTGTCGCTGCCGGCGTTGGTGGCGTTTGGATTGTTCTTTGCCGTCGGCTATTGGAATACGTACTTCAACGCACTGATGTTTATTAACGACCAGAAGATGTGGCCGCTGCAAGTATTGCTGCAAAATATGCTTGTGGACCCAACAACGATGGGATCGGGGAGCGGCGGCGGATTCGCCTTCCAAGTGAACCGTCCCGTCCCAACAGAAACGTTGAAGATGGCGGCGGTCGTGATTGCAACCGTTCCGATCATGTTAGTGTATCCATTCCTGCAGAAACACTTCGCCAAAGGGGCGATGGTAGGCTCTGTCAAGGAATGA
- a CDS encoding extracellular solute-binding protein, producing MKKKETKPGKSFLKMSGVLLLASSLLLSACGSRDGSAPSDNGSGTDSSEPTSITIQTLNYATEFIDNTNVLWKELEKRTNTKLNITWLSPSTAEEKINVMLASGDLPEVTFVETMQNPQLQKMLKQGVFWDLTPFLKDYPNLNREELKEMWEITKVDGKNIVIPRYYPSYGGGVFPMIRKDWLDALKLETPKTLDEFHNVLKAFKEQDPNGNGQADEIPYAANPGALAYIYNIFNETQGSWKLQPDNTLTPIMTSDESREAMLWIKQAYDEGLFPKDFAIMKFSQVMDTMRSAKAGVGGMSMNHAWVTGEAVKGVDPKADLMPLAYLENANGVKYTPSGSPYYGVYLIPKKVPEAKVKKILEFFDYGYSQEGNEMLTYGIEGVHYNVENGKKVATPQAAVDKTGDGNLNNMIHLVSDDMAISAVGMPDEVYERNVEIVTERKTVKVPNPSGELYSEAYNKYYPEISKKVEDMRVMVITGKEPVESYDKLIETIKSDPKMKEITDEMSKAYQEKYVK from the coding sequence ATGAAAAAAAAGGAAACCAAGCCGGGCAAGTCGTTTTTAAAAATGTCGGGGGTGCTGCTCTTGGCAAGCTCACTCTTGCTTAGCGCATGCGGCAGCCGAGACGGAAGTGCACCGAGCGATAACGGAAGCGGAACAGACAGCAGTGAACCAACCAGCATTACGATACAGACCCTGAATTATGCCACCGAATTCATAGATAACACCAATGTACTATGGAAAGAGCTCGAGAAACGCACCAATACCAAGCTGAATATTACGTGGCTGTCGCCGTCCACGGCCGAAGAGAAGATCAATGTCATGCTTGCATCCGGCGATCTTCCGGAGGTTACTTTCGTGGAAACGATGCAGAACCCGCAGCTGCAGAAAATGCTGAAGCAGGGCGTCTTCTGGGATCTGACGCCGTTTCTTAAAGACTATCCGAATTTGAACCGCGAAGAACTGAAGGAAATGTGGGAAATCACCAAGGTGGATGGCAAGAACATCGTCATTCCTCGTTATTATCCTAGCTATGGCGGCGGAGTGTTCCCGATGATCCGCAAGGACTGGCTGGATGCCCTTAAGCTGGAAACGCCCAAAACGCTGGATGAGTTCCATAACGTGTTAAAGGCTTTTAAGGAACAGGATCCGAATGGTAATGGACAGGCCGATGAGATTCCATATGCCGCAAATCCGGGGGCTCTCGCTTATATTTACAATATATTTAATGAAACGCAAGGGTCCTGGAAGCTTCAACCCGATAATACCCTGACTCCGATTATGACGTCGGACGAGTCAAGGGAGGCCATGCTGTGGATCAAACAGGCTTATGACGAGGGCTTGTTCCCCAAAGACTTCGCGATCATGAAGTTCTCGCAGGTGATGGATACGATGCGAAGTGCCAAGGCAGGGGTAGGGGGCATGTCCATGAACCATGCCTGGGTGACCGGCGAAGCCGTGAAAGGCGTTGACCCCAAGGCGGATCTAATGCCGCTTGCTTACTTGGAGAATGCAAACGGGGTGAAGTATACGCCTTCAGGATCGCCGTACTATGGAGTGTACCTGATTCCGAAGAAAGTGCCGGAGGCGAAAGTGAAGAAAATCCTCGAGTTTTTCGATTACGGTTATAGTCAAGAAGGCAATGAGATGCTGACCTACGGAATCGAAGGTGTCCATTATAATGTGGAGAACGGGAAGAAGGTTGCAACGCCGCAGGCCGCCGTGGATAAGACGGGTGACGGCAACTTAAACAATATGATTCACCTCGTCAGCGACGATATGGCCATCAGCGCGGTAGGGATGCCGGATGAAGTTTATGAGCGAAACGTAGAGATTGTCACAGAGCGCAAGACGGTCAAGGTTCCGAATCCTTCAGGAGAGCTGTATTCGGAAGCCTATAACAAATACTATCCCGAGATTTCCAAGAAGGTGGAGGATATGCGGGTCATGGTCATCACGGGCAAAGAACCGGTTGAATCGTACGATAAACTGATCGAAACGATCAAGAGTGATCCGAAGATGAAGGAAATTACAGACGAGATGTCAAAGGCGTATCAGGAGAAGTACGTTAAATAA
- a CDS encoding MTH1187 family thiamine-binding protein, whose product MANTLLSIQVIPRTPNGTDSIPYVDEAIKVIQESGVKYEVHALETTMEGELSELLRIVERMHEALVNAGSPSIISQVKIAHHPSGISMDKLTEKYRP is encoded by the coding sequence TCTTGAGCATTCAAGTAATACCGAGAACGCCAAACGGGACCGACAGCATCCCTTATGTAGATGAAGCGATCAAGGTTATTCAGGAATCAGGCGTGAAATACGAGGTTCATGCACTCGAAACGACCATGGAAGGAGAGCTCTCCGAGCTGCTCAGGATCGTTGAGCGCATGCACGAGGCGCTGGTGAATGCGGGCAGTCCCAGCATCATATCCCAGGTCAAAATCGCGCATCATCCAAGCGGCATCAGCATGGATAAGCTGACTGAGAAATACCGTCCATGA
- a CDS encoding aspartyl-phosphate phosphatase Spo0E family protein — protein METKEGIKFNIEQERHKLHKMKQRYRDFNHPKVLGQSIVLDELINQYNRFLKENKPIA, from the coding sequence ATGGAAACGAAGGAAGGCATAAAGTTTAATATCGAGCAAGAACGGCATAAGCTTCATAAGATGAAGCAGCGGTATCGTGATTTTAATCATCCTAAAGTCCTCGGTCAATCGATCGTGCTTGATGAGTTGATTAATCAATATAACCGATTTCTTAAAGAAAACAAGCCGATTGCGTAA